The Methanomethylovorans hollandica DSM 15978 genome includes a region encoding these proteins:
- a CDS encoding methyltransferase family protein — protein sequence MEVFELVSSLIVLILSLAVFAAVHSLMASLPFKRFLMRVIGPSADRLFMPLFSFIAVITLLPLAYLLYKYPGPFLYIIPSPWRWVMVGGQLIAAGVAPLALLHAPHRFKIRAQLSAPQTLEAGHLDIRGIYQWVRDPFLLSGLVMIWLTPFMTLNLLIIYLLATIYLYLGSLHWESRLAAQFGNEYREYQKQVHRIIPGSKKYHPSTIKKI from the coding sequence ATGGAGGTTTTTGAATTGGTTTCTTCCCTGATAGTTCTTATCCTTAGCCTGGCGGTATTCGCAGCTGTCCACAGCCTTATGGCCAGCCTGCCCTTCAAGCGCTTCCTTATGCGGGTCATAGGACCCAGCGCAGACAGATTGTTCATGCCGCTATTCAGTTTCATCGCAGTGATAACCTTGCTGCCCCTGGCCTATCTGCTTTACAAATATCCGGGACCTTTCCTCTACATAATACCTTCTCCCTGGCGCTGGGTGATGGTCGGTGGACAATTGATAGCTGCAGGCGTTGCACCCCTGGCTTTGCTGCACGCACCTCATAGGTTCAAGATACGTGCACAGCTGTCTGCCCCGCAGACTCTTGAAGCTGGTCACCTGGATATCCGGGGCATTTACCAATGGGTGAGGGATCCCTTTCTGCTCTCAGGGCTGGTCATGATCTGGCTTACTCCCTTTATGACCCTCAATCTGCTCATCATATACCTTTTAGCTACCATATACCTATATTTGGGGTCTCTACACTGGGAATCAAGGCTGGCGGCACAATTCGGTAACGAATACAGAGAGTATCAGAAGCAGGTCCACAGGATAATTCCGGGATCGAAAAAATACCATCCTTCCACTATTAAGAAGATTTGA
- a CDS encoding cbb3-type cytochrome c oxidase subunit I, translated as MVYKDGIQKEDALSSQDETKVNSNREENIADRFIEGDDAVKYWFLGSLIWFPIFATLGFILAVKFFQPYFLSDAAFLTFGRIRPAHVNGVLFGFVSSGLIGGMFWAIPRLVNTPIYNARLAKLSAVLWNFALLAGIILILFFGDTQGREYAELPWSVDVLIMLTLLLILYNILSTLGRRVEKKLYVSTWYYTATFIWFPIVYFIGNVMWRPPSGSLEGITDSIFNWYYGHNVLGLWFTTLGIATWYYAVPRMINRPLYSHLLSVISFFTIAFFYTGVGGHHLLQTPIPEWVKTIAVVMSILMLVPVITFMVNLGMTLRGSWDNFTKDIPFRFVVTGFIFYVLTSIQGSFQGLRGTNSFLHFSQWPVGHAHLAILGGFGFLAIGMMYWLIPKITRTKIYSNRLMSLSWWLAFIGFILFFSAMTIAGLVANSAWYQNITVAPVLKLLQFWYVARAMGGGMVVLAGYVFAYNTLMTFARSKEPHVEEERFHTSHEKSSRPHSNIQRRSQHAMSMPIIVVGGMSLFMLMTWMVVAMPALNLDTVTPSDFAHPYTIEEAHGRELYKEMGCVYCHSQFVRPQDWAIGRVSEQGDYYYDSPHLLGTERTGPDLSQIGGMRPTEWHYLHDRDARTTSPSSIMPPFGFLSDTELDSLVAYVQNLGTYNLSVMGFHPEVPYEYRDKQQPYTTYISAVTQNYSFDNQTYTGDEATGVEFGSIFEDGKKAYTQRCLACHGCSGNAQGPYARHVVTQPANLHERILSYMPELGESYHFWRVSEGVPGTAMPSWKLSVNETEIWKINLYELSFASGSIRTISGDISDAEAIDFSNRTNILPPINGTHDQFEMGQNIFNLYCAQCHGEKGHGDGVASILTPGGYIDPEPANFTESGGDFEYYGQYVWKVREGVETTNMPPWKYSLSDDEIYRTIFYVQNFSASDDYNAKWGPLYKDNFARNMRS; from the coding sequence GTGGTATATAAAGACGGTATACAGAAAGAAGATGCATTGTCTTCTCAAGATGAAACTAAAGTAAATAGTAATAGAGAAGAAAACATTGCCGACAGGTTTATTGAAGGTGACGATGCTGTTAAATACTGGTTTTTGGGGTCACTGATATGGTTTCCTATATTTGCCACTCTCGGTTTTATACTGGCCGTTAAGTTCTTCCAGCCATATTTTTTAAGTGATGCTGCTTTTCTGACATTTGGACGGATAAGACCTGCCCATGTGAACGGTGTGCTTTTTGGATTCGTTTCTTCAGGTCTGATAGGCGGAATGTTCTGGGCTATCCCACGACTTGTCAATACTCCCATCTATAATGCCAGGTTGGCCAAGCTTTCTGCCGTGTTATGGAACTTTGCCCTCCTGGCAGGAATAATACTGATCTTGTTCTTTGGCGATACCCAAGGCAGGGAATATGCAGAACTTCCCTGGTCTGTAGATGTCCTAATAATGCTGACACTCCTACTGATCCTGTACAACATTCTATCCACTCTTGGCCGAAGGGTCGAGAAAAAACTCTATGTATCAACCTGGTACTACACAGCCACATTCATCTGGTTCCCTATAGTCTATTTCATAGGCAATGTCATGTGGAGACCTCCTTCGGGATCCTTGGAAGGCATAACAGATTCGATATTCAACTGGTACTACGGTCATAATGTCCTGGGACTCTGGTTCACTACGTTGGGAATAGCAACCTGGTACTATGCAGTGCCACGCATGATAAACAGGCCCCTGTACAGCCATCTTCTTTCGGTGATTAGCTTCTTCACCATTGCATTCTTCTATACCGGTGTAGGAGGCCATCATCTGCTGCAAACACCAATACCCGAGTGGGTAAAGACAATTGCAGTAGTTATGAGCATTTTGATGTTAGTGCCTGTTATAACATTCATGGTCAACCTCGGAATGACGCTGCGGGGTTCCTGGGATAACTTCACAAAGGATATCCCATTCAGGTTCGTCGTAACAGGATTCATCTTTTATGTTCTTACTTCTATACAGGGAAGTTTCCAAGGACTGAGGGGAACTAATTCCTTCCTTCACTTCTCCCAGTGGCCGGTCGGACATGCCCATCTGGCAATACTTGGAGGTTTTGGATTCCTGGCAATAGGAATGATGTACTGGCTGATACCAAAAATAACCAGGACCAAAATATACAGTAACAGGCTAATGAGTCTCAGTTGGTGGCTCGCTTTTATCGGCTTCATTCTGTTCTTCAGTGCTATGACAATAGCAGGGCTTGTGGCCAATTCTGCCTGGTACCAGAACATCACAGTTGCCCCTGTTTTAAAACTTCTGCAGTTCTGGTATGTGGCCAGAGCTATGGGCGGTGGAATGGTTGTGTTGGCTGGATATGTATTTGCATACAATACGCTGATGACCTTTGCAAGATCAAAGGAGCCTCATGTTGAAGAAGAGAGATTCCATACATCTCATGAGAAAAGTTCCAGGCCGCATTCAAATATCCAGAGAAGATCTCAGCATGCTATGAGCATGCCTATAATAGTAGTGGGTGGAATGAGCCTTTTCATGCTGATGACCTGGATGGTCGTTGCTATGCCAGCACTTAACCTGGACACTGTGACTCCTTCGGACTTTGCACATCCTTATACAATAGAGGAGGCACACGGTAGGGAGTTGTACAAAGAAATGGGTTGCGTCTATTGCCATTCACAATTCGTAAGACCTCAAGACTGGGCTATCGGAAGGGTTTCCGAACAAGGTGACTATTATTATGATTCCCCCCATTTACTAGGAACAGAGCGTACCGGTCCAGATCTTTCACAGATAGGAGGTATGAGGCCTACAGAATGGCATTATCTTCATGACCGGGATGCAAGGACAACCAGCCCGAGTTCAATTATGCCTCCTTTCGGATTCCTTTCCGATACAGAGCTCGATTCTCTGGTTGCATATGTTCAAAACCTTGGAACATATAATCTTAGTGTGATGGGATTCCATCCTGAAGTACCGTATGAGTATCGGGACAAACAGCAGCCATACACTACTTACATCTCGGCTGTAACGCAAAATTATAGTTTTGATAATCAGACATATACAGGAGACGAAGCTACAGGAGTGGAGTTTGGGTCTATCTTTGAAGATGGTAAGAAAGCCTATACACAACGCTGTCTGGCCTGCCATGGTTGTTCGGGAAATGCCCAGGGACCTTATGCAAGACATGTTGTGACCCAGCCTGCTAATCTCCATGAAAGGATATTAAGCTACATGCCGGAACTAGGTGAATCCTATCATTTCTGGAGAGTGAGTGAAGGTGTACCAGGTACGGCAATGCCAAGCTGGAAGCTGAGTGTCAACGAAACCGAAATATGGAAGATAAATCTTTACGAATTGAGCTTTGCATCGGGCTCAATAAGAACAATAAGTGGTGACATTTCAGATGCTGAGGCTATTGACTTCTCTAACCGGACTAACATCTTACCGCCTATCAATGGAACACATGATCAGTTTGAGATGGGGCAAAATATCTTTAATCTGTATTGCGCCCAGTGCCATGGTGAGAAGGGCCATGGAGATGGTGTTGCATCTATTCTGACTCCAGGAGGATACATTGATCCAGAGCCCGCTAATTTCACAGAATCCGGAGGTGATTTCGAATACTACGGGCAATATGTCTGGAAAGTAAGGGAAGGAGTGGAAACTACGAACATGCCTCCATGGAAGTATTCTCTAAGTGATGATGAGATATATAGGACAATCTTCTATGTCCAAAACTTTTCCGCATCAGATGACTATAATGCCAAGTGGGGACCACTCTATAAGGATAACTTTGCAAGAAACATGAGGAGTTGA
- a CDS encoding ABC transporter ATP-binding protein, translated as MIDFRNVTVARDGRKILDSVSLQIDVGENVAIIGPNGSGKSSLIKTITREYRPLANSSGLVCRIMGEERWDVFDLQRSLGIVSGDLQQEYTRDICGYEAVLSGFFSSIGVYRNHHITYEMRCIVKAVMDLLEVSHLQHKIISHMSTGEARRILIARALVHDPLALVLDEPANSLDLHSLHRFREVMRRIAVAGKSIILVTHNLQDIIPEIERVILFRDGRTFMDGPKEQILTSSNLSILFGLPVEVQSADGYYRAWC; from the coding sequence TTGATAGATTTCAGGAATGTCACCGTTGCCCGCGATGGGCGAAAGATCCTTGATTCTGTTTCCCTCCAGATAGATGTAGGTGAGAACGTTGCTATCATTGGCCCCAATGGTTCTGGAAAATCTTCTCTTATCAAGACCATTACCCGGGAATACCGGCCACTGGCTAATTCTTCTGGTCTTGTATGCCGAATTATGGGGGAAGAAAGATGGGATGTGTTCGATCTCCAACGTTCATTGGGTATAGTTTCAGGAGACCTGCAACAGGAGTATACCCGGGATATTTGTGGCTACGAGGCAGTATTATCGGGTTTTTTCAGTAGTATTGGTGTTTACAGGAACCATCATATTACCTATGAGATGAGGTGTATAGTCAAGGCAGTAATGGATCTCCTGGAGGTATCTCATCTTCAGCACAAAATCATTTCCCATATGTCGACAGGCGAGGCACGAAGAATTCTTATAGCGAGAGCCCTGGTACATGATCCTCTGGCCCTGGTGTTGGATGAACCTGCCAATAGTCTTGATCTGCATAGTCTTCACAGGTTCAGGGAAGTGATGCGCAGAATCGCAGTTGCAGGAAAAAGCATAATCCTTGTGACACACAATCTTCAGGATATAATTCCGGAAATAGAAAGGGTCATACTTTTCAGAGATGGCAGAACCTTCATGGATGGACCAAAAGAGCAAATTCTGACCTCTTCCAATCTATCCATATTATTTGGATTACCGGTAGAGGTACAGAGCGCAGATGGGTATTACCGTGCCTGGTGTTGA
- a CDS encoding cupredoxin domain-containing protein, producing MKREVIVFILLISAFLAIGCTGQQPTAPTNETPATPFNSTTGGKVIEVSIQNFAFEPKSVKISVGDTVKWTNLDSVSHTIKSTDFTSEVLKNGGSFSHTFTQVGTYDYECSIHPSMKGVVIVE from the coding sequence ATGAAAAGAGAAGTAATTGTTTTCATACTTCTGATCAGTGCATTTCTGGCAATAGGATGCACTGGACAGCAGCCTACGGCTCCGACTAACGAGACACCTGCAACTCCATTTAACTCAACGACTGGGGGCAAGGTTATTGAAGTATCCATTCAGAATTTTGCTTTTGAACCCAAGTCGGTTAAAATCTCTGTTGGGGATACGGTCAAGTGGACAAACCTTGATTCAGTATCTCATACCATAAAAAGTACAGATTTCACATCTGAAGTGCTCAAAAATGGTGGTTCGTTCAGTCATACCTTTACCCAGGTTGGAACTTATGACTACGAATGCTCAATTCATCCATCAATGAAAGGAGTTGTCATTGTAGAATAA
- a CDS encoding LrgB family protein: protein MNESAFTAFAGSPLFGVAISLLTFQIGSMLYRRTGLVVLNPLVLSMLMIIAFLVSFQISFDDYNKGGQFISFFLGPATVILAVPLYKKIHLLKANILPILAGITIGSVTGIVSIIGMCRIFGLDELVSVSMIPKSITTPIGIELSNQLGGLPSITVAGIVFTGISGVLLGPMICRLFRIDDRIAVGIAIGTSSHALGTTKAVELGETEGAMSGLAIGIAGLITVFLAPLIAKILM from the coding sequence GTGAATGAATCAGCATTTACCGCTTTTGCAGGTTCGCCTCTGTTCGGCGTAGCCATATCCCTACTTACATTCCAGATCGGCAGCATGCTCTACAGAAGGACTGGATTGGTCGTCCTGAATCCTCTGGTACTGAGCATGCTAATGATCATTGCCTTTCTCGTGAGCTTCCAGATCAGTTTCGATGATTATAACAAAGGGGGACAGTTCATATCCTTCTTCCTGGGTCCAGCGACAGTAATTCTGGCTGTGCCCCTGTATAAGAAGATTCACTTGCTGAAGGCTAACATCCTGCCCATCCTTGCAGGGATCACCATCGGTTCTGTAACAGGTATTGTGAGTATAATTGGCATGTGCAGGATCTTCGGCCTTGACGAGCTGGTAAGCGTATCCATGATCCCCAAATCCATTACAACACCCATTGGCATAGAGCTCTCGAACCAGCTTGGTGGCCTTCCGTCCATTACAGTAGCAGGCATAGTCTTTACGGGCATATCAGGCGTGCTGTTGGGTCCCATGATATGCAGACTGTTCAGAATAGATGACAGGATAGCAGTGGGAATTGCTATCGGCACATCATCCCATGCTCTGGGAACCACCAAGGCGGTCGAGTTGGGGGAGACAGAAGGAGCCATGAGCGGCCTTGCCATAGGTATCGCCGGCCTTATTACTGTCTTCCTCGCTCCTCTGATTGCGAAGATATTAATGTGA
- a CDS encoding energy-coupling factor ABC transporter ATP-binding protein: MQEALKQGNMRSATPIIELRNLSYSYGNSKIEALKDINLKIYPGEKVAFLGANGAGKSTLFKHLNGILKPNLGEALVHGEKISKKNISNVRQTVGIVFQNPDDQILAPTVEQDVAFGPVNMGLSEKEVDSRVKEALELVNIAGLEDRSPHHLSGGQKKRVAIAGILAMRPEVIVLDEPTAGLDPRGAENIMNVIEKMNHDLGITIILSTHDVDMVPLFADRVFLMHHGRIEAQGTSKEIFKQPGLLEHVHLRMPRIAGVFELLKAEGLDVETKVTPMDARDEILRLLNTPRE, encoded by the coding sequence ATGCAGGAAGCATTAAAACAAGGCAACATGAGATCCGCTACACCTATCATCGAGCTTAGGAATCTGTCCTATTCCTATGGAAACAGCAAGATAGAGGCACTTAAGGATATAAACCTGAAAATATACCCTGGCGAAAAAGTAGCGTTCCTGGGAGCCAACGGTGCTGGGAAATCTACATTGTTCAAGCACTTAAACGGTATCCTTAAGCCGAATTTAGGTGAGGCACTTGTTCATGGGGAGAAAATATCGAAAAAGAACATCTCTAATGTGCGCCAGACAGTGGGCATTGTATTCCAGAATCCTGATGACCAGATCCTTGCACCCACTGTGGAGCAGGATGTAGCATTCGGTCCTGTGAACATGGGGCTTTCCGAAAAGGAGGTTGATTCGAGGGTCAAAGAGGCTTTGGAACTAGTAAATATAGCAGGCCTGGAGGACAGGTCGCCTCACCATCTTAGCGGAGGGCAGAAAAAGCGTGTTGCCATTGCCGGTATCCTGGCGATGAGACCAGAGGTAATTGTGCTGGATGAGCCTACGGCCGGACTTGATCCAAGGGGTGCCGAAAACATAATGAATGTCATTGAGAAAATGAACCATGACCTTGGTATCACAATAATACTGTCAACGCACGATGTGGACATGGTACCGCTTTTTGCTGACAGGGTCTTCCTGATGCACCATGGCAGGATCGAAGCACAGGGTACTTCAAAAGAGATATTCAAGCAGCCGGGACTGCTGGAACATGTACATCTGAGAATGCCCAGGATAGCAGGAGTTTTCGAACTTCTCAAGGCTGAAGGTCTTGATGTGGAAACAAAAGTCACACCTATGGATGCCAGAGATGAGATACTGAGGTTGTTGAACACACCCAGAGAATAA
- the mprF gene encoding bifunctional lysylphosphatidylglycerol flippase/synthetase MprF: protein MVQEKYNPAINLLKKISYLLPIVIFSLSLITLHKQLHHISLEEIHSVFSHISSVDVFFVFVFTFLSYIMLICYDLLAMHYIGHWIPLEKTVKSSFISTSISYSIGFNFLTSGSIRYRLYSLYGLTLFDVGKIVTFCSLTFWMGFSFIGGILLISHPLNLPESISIPSLFFKIIGALLLLLLFAYFFFCFKQKRIRVKETDLHFPNIKIASLQLLVASLDYIFVGCVFYFLLPHYGHISFFYVLTILMISQIIGLISTVPGGLGVFEAVMLFMLTPFFHSNDVIATLVVFRTVYYFVPFIMGLLLLSHNELNVRNKLLIKLHKNTVSRISIFTPQIFALLIFLAGMVLLFFEALPPQIENMRLINRIIPLPLIESSSLLSSIIGVLLLILAKSLWKRIDGAYLLSLIVLLLGSIFSILKGSNYIGVIILFTIFLTLLPQRKYFYRKSSLLNQTFSRDNIIVISFVVLSFIWFGFFVHRHADYSREMLWQFGIDSHASRFLRSAVASIFMLFIVGILKLLGSSSKDLKLPDEDEIDNARIIIRKSKTTSGNLALLKDKYLIFDAAKESFIMYGISGKSWICMGDPIGKIHNIKDLIWDFHEMANLHQGWTVFYEVSEKYIPYYLDIGLTLIKIGEEARVQLSEFSLEGSAGKDFRYSVKRMEKDGFNFEIIPPEQVSAHEKELREISDAWLNLKNTSEKKFSMGFFDIRYLSNYSLAIVKKEDKIVSFANIWLGAEKEEMTIDLMRYDPAIAHRTMEYLFVKLMLWGKESGYRFFSLGMSPLSGLEDRNLAPLWTKIGLAIYKHGEYLYNFKGLRAYKERFHPTWEPRYIAFPSGFKQVSALKDVAILISGGTKEIFSK, encoded by the coding sequence ATGGTTCAGGAAAAGTACAATCCAGCTATAAATCTACTAAAGAAAATAAGTTACTTACTGCCAATTGTTATATTCTCGCTTTCTTTAATTACTCTACATAAGCAATTACATCATATTAGTTTAGAAGAAATTCACAGTGTTTTTTCACATATTTCTTCAGTTGATGTTTTTTTTGTGTTTGTTTTTACCTTTTTAAGTTATATTATGCTTATCTGTTATGACCTCTTAGCAATGCATTACATCGGTCACTGGATCCCTCTTGAAAAAACAGTTAAGTCTTCTTTCATAAGTACTTCCATTAGCTACAGTATCGGTTTCAACTTTTTGACAAGTGGATCTATTCGATACAGACTTTACTCTCTTTATGGCTTAACGCTTTTTGATGTTGGAAAAATAGTAACCTTCTGTAGTCTTACTTTTTGGATGGGTTTTTCTTTTATAGGAGGAATATTACTTATTTCTCATCCTCTTAACTTACCCGAATCAATATCTATACCTTCACTTTTTTTCAAGATAATCGGAGCTTTGTTGCTGTTGCTTTTGTTTGCTTACTTCTTCTTTTGTTTCAAGCAAAAAAGAATAAGAGTTAAAGAAACAGATCTGCATTTTCCAAATATCAAAATAGCAAGTTTACAACTTCTTGTCGCATCATTGGATTATATTTTTGTAGGATGTGTATTCTATTTTTTGCTTCCCCATTATGGGCATATTAGTTTTTTTTATGTGCTTACGATTTTAATGATATCCCAAATTATCGGTTTAATAAGTACAGTACCCGGAGGACTTGGAGTCTTTGAGGCCGTTATGCTTTTCATGCTAACCCCTTTCTTTCATTCTAACGATGTTATTGCCACTCTTGTTGTGTTTAGAACTGTGTACTATTTTGTTCCATTCATTATGGGTTTACTCCTTCTATCGCATAACGAACTCAATGTAAGAAATAAATTATTAATAAAGCTACATAAGAATACCGTTTCCAGAATATCTATCTTTACACCCCAGATATTTGCATTGTTAATATTCTTGGCAGGGATGGTTCTCCTTTTCTTTGAAGCTCTTCCACCTCAAATAGAAAACATGCGGCTAATAAATAGAATTATTCCATTGCCTTTGATAGAATCTTCAAGTCTATTAAGCAGCATCATAGGAGTACTCCTTTTAATTCTTGCAAAAAGTTTGTGGAAAAGAATAGATGGGGCATATTTGCTGTCGCTTATAGTCTTACTTTTAGGTAGTATATTTTCCATTCTGAAAGGCTCCAATTATATTGGAGTAATTATCCTATTTACCATATTTCTAACTTTGTTGCCTCAAAGAAAATATTTCTACCGAAAATCTTCTCTGCTTAATCAAACCTTCAGTAGAGATAATATCATTGTGATATCTTTTGTTGTTTTAAGCTTTATATGGTTTGGATTTTTTGTTCATAGGCATGCAGATTACTCAAGAGAAATGTTATGGCAATTCGGCATTGATTCGCATGCATCTCGATTTTTAAGATCCGCTGTAGCATCTATTTTCATGTTGTTCATTGTAGGTATATTAAAACTCCTTGGCAGTTCCAGTAAGGATCTAAAACTGCCAGATGAAGACGAAATTGATAATGCAAGAATAATAATTAGGAAAAGTAAGACTACAAGTGGAAACCTTGCATTACTTAAGGACAAATATTTGATATTCGATGCAGCAAAAGAATCATTTATAATGTATGGAATATCCGGAAAAAGCTGGATTTGCATGGGTGATCCAATCGGAAAGATTCATAACATTAAAGATTTAATTTGGGATTTCCATGAAATGGCAAACCTACACCAAGGTTGGACTGTGTTCTATGAAGTCAGCGAGAAGTATATTCCTTACTACCTAGATATCGGCCTGACGTTAATCAAGATTGGAGAGGAGGCAAGGGTTCAACTTTCTGAATTCAGTCTTGAAGGCAGTGCCGGAAAAGATTTCCGATATTCCGTAAAACGTATGGAAAAAGATGGCTTTAATTTTGAGATCATACCACCTGAACAAGTTTCAGCCCATGAAAAAGAACTTAGGGAAATATCTGATGCTTGGCTAAATCTAAAAAACACAAGTGAAAAGAAATTTTCAATGGGGTTCTTTGATATTAGATATTTGAGTAATTACTCACTTGCCATAGTAAAAAAAGAAGATAAAATAGTTTCTTTTGCAAATATATGGCTTGGAGCTGAAAAAGAAGAGATGACTATTGACTTAATGCGTTATGATCCTGCTATTGCACATCGAACAATGGAATATCTTTTCGTCAAACTTATGTTATGGGGCAAAGAGAGCGGTTATAGGTTTTTTTCTCTGGGGATGTCACCCCTTTCAGGCCTGGAAGACAGAAACCTTGCGCCTTTATGGACTAAAATCGGTTTAGCAATTTATAAGCACGGTGAATACCTTTATAACTTCAAAGGATTAAGGGCATACAAGGAAAGATTTCATCCAACTTGGGAACCCAGATATATAGCTTTTCCCAGTGGTTTCAAACAAGTGTCTGCCTTGAAGGATGTCGCAATTTTGATATCAGGTGGTACAAAAGAAATATTTTCAAAGTGA
- a CDS encoding peptide-methionine (S)-S-oxide reductase — protein MNKLENIPTNEHEIATFALGTTWKVEAVFRNKARGIISTATGYTGDEVQYPRFERVIEERKDLIQAVQIIFDPQIISYDKLLELFWELHDPAYTLKPDENSSHFTSTIYYHSEKQKKKAIISRRKYERSRKLKNKVNTHILPATYFFKVEKEIPKSSNNPDKKMGINERFPQKGLQHQAR, from the coding sequence ATGAATAAACTTGAAAATATCCCCACTAATGAACATGAGATCGCGACCTTTGCTCTTGGAACTACCTGGAAAGTAGAGGCAGTGTTTCGTAACAAGGCCAGAGGAATAATTAGTACAGCCACAGGATACACAGGAGATGAAGTTCAGTATCCCCGGTTTGAAAGAGTGATAGAGGAAAGAAAAGACCTGATACAGGCCGTGCAGATAATTTTCGACCCACAGATAATTTCCTATGATAAGTTACTAGAGCTGTTCTGGGAACTGCATGATCCTGCCTACACATTGAAACCGGATGAGAATAGCAGCCATTTCACATCTACAATATATTATCATTCCGAAAAGCAGAAGAAAAAGGCGATCATTTCACGAAGAAAATATGAAAGGTCCAGGAAATTAAAAAATAAAGTGAACACACATATCTTACCAGCGACTTATTTTTTTAAAGTGGAGAAAGAAATACCAAAAAGCAGTAACAATCCCGACAAAAAAATGGGTATCAACGAGAGATTCCCTCAAAAAGGGCTTCAACACCAGGCACGGTAA
- a CDS encoding CidA/LrgA family protein, translating into MPGNPPDRKPLISILCSIYQKVLPLLKMIPMKYLVQFGIILVVCFLGDLLHSALALPIPGNVMGMLLLLFFLLTGIIKLPMVEDVSNFMLKHLSFFFVPAAVGLITCFSILEGKWAALTFISVVSTVITAATTGITVQILMRRRHSGE; encoded by the coding sequence TTGCCTGGAAATCCTCCTGACCGCAAGCCACTAATATCAATATTATGTTCCATCTACCAAAAAGTCCTTCCCCTTTTAAAAATGATCCCTATGAAGTATCTTGTCCAGTTCGGTATTATTCTTGTTGTGTGCTTCCTGGGAGATCTCCTGCACAGCGCACTGGCTCTGCCCATACCAGGGAATGTGATGGGTATGCTGCTTTTGCTATTCTTCCTGCTGACAGGGATCATAAAGCTGCCTATGGTAGAGGATGTTAGCAATTTCATGCTGAAGCATCTATCTTTCTTTTTCGTGCCCGCAGCAGTGGGACTCATCACCTGCTTTTCGATACTTGAAGGAAAATGGGCAGCTCTTACATTCATATCCGTTGTTTCCACTGTTATCACTGCAGCTACCACAGGTATCACTGTCCAGATACTTATGAGAAGGAGGCACTCCGGTGAATGA
- the cbiQ gene encoding cobalt ECF transporter T component CbiQ — protein MEITLTDIEKEAYKDSPVHRLDGRVKLLAVILIIIFTVSLPRVHENNMMRLVFVESYLIILMVLSKLNPVYVIVRFLAVLPFGLGIIVIQPFVRQPFFDSFTEYPLDLPLGLTATYEGLAFGVTLLAKFIVCVSAIILLSSTTKMHDIVGAARQLGIPKEIALLLTMMVRYLFLFWSVLKRIRTAQKCRLFNLWNKKVRRMWILEQIGYTISSIFIMAYEQGERTYISMLCRGYGQNGNIQTHNRSLKVSDMLFSIITLTILIASYFAG, from the coding sequence ATGGAGATAACGCTTACAGATATTGAAAAAGAAGCGTATAAAGATAGTCCGGTACATCGCCTTGATGGCCGTGTAAAGCTTCTTGCAGTTATCCTCATAATAATATTCACTGTAAGCCTGCCCAGGGTACATGAAAACAATATGATGCGTTTAGTCTTTGTAGAATCCTACCTTATCATCCTGATGGTTCTGTCAAAGCTGAACCCTGTGTATGTCATCGTCCGCTTCCTTGCAGTGCTGCCCTTCGGGCTGGGGATAATCGTGATCCAGCCTTTTGTGAGACAGCCTTTCTTTGATTCTTTTACGGAATATCCGCTTGATCTGCCACTGGGGCTTACAGCGACATATGAAGGTCTGGCCTTTGGCGTAACACTGCTGGCAAAGTTCATTGTATGTGTAAGTGCCATAATACTGCTTTCTTCCACCACGAAGATGCACGATATCGTGGGAGCCGCAAGACAACTGGGCATTCCAAAGGAAATAGCATTGCTGCTTACCATGATGGTGAGATATCTGTTCTTGTTCTGGAGCGTGCTCAAACGTATCCGTACGGCTCAGAAATGCCGTTTATTCAACTTATGGAATAAAAAGGTCCGCCGTATGTGGATACTGGAACAGATAGGATATACCATCAGTTCTATTTTCATAATGGCCTATGAACAGGGAGAAAGAACATACATAAGTATGCTGTGCAGAGGATATGGACAGAACGGGAACATCCAGACACATAACAGATCTCTGAAGGTGTCAGATATGCTCTTTTCAATTATCACACTTACAATACTGATTGCATCCTATTTTGCCGGATAG